The DNA window ACGTACATCATTGTTCCAAACAACACCAGGCTAGTAAGTAGGAACAAACTCCCACGGATTCTCATGTGTAATCCTtcctatcaaaatttaatttcgtCTGAGTTCTAAACTTGTATTCTTCAAAACATTAATATAATGGATTAGTTTGCAATTTCTTTGGTGATGTAACAAATTAACTACGCATGCATAGTGATATTACTTAGAAATTATATGTTAGGTTTCATATGCACTAGCCTCCTCTTCCTCACTTAAATGATTATGTCATTATCATTTACCCGCTTGTCTTTTAATTGGTATAGGATACATTTTAAAAGACATTGAAAAACTTTTCTTTGTTTAACTGGTTGATCCTATTAGTAAAATTTTGAGACTAACTTTAAACACTATAGGATTCAAagtaaaaattttctaaaaaaaatgttctcttcgaatttaattataaaccaatttttgtttaaaaatttggtGTAAATAATCTTAACAACTATCCTATgttataaaatacataaaagtttatatatattttacatataaatatacagtaactaatttattagttaattatttgtatataaccttttttaaattcatttgtTGACTTAAGAtatgatgaatgatgatattgcaaaaaaaatttatattataaatgatgtaataaattttaattcataatgAATGCTTAcggaaaaaaaatacataaaaacgTTACATAATATAGAGTAcgtttttcaaaaaacaaattatcgattttttaattttagatccAAGTCAATATCACATGGACAATACTTTGTCCAGGAGTGTAACGTAAGTCTTACAAGCCTAGCATtccgaaaaatatataattaaattaactttTACATTCGATCAAGAAGATCAAGTacatgaaaaattttcaaatacagAGAACTAATAAGATGTACGTACACCTCTCCAATGGACTTCAAATTAGAGAGTAACTAGATGAGAATAATATTACATATATTGAACTACTTATGGAGTAACTAAGGTTCCAGCCTCCTTAAttagatatatgatttttttcccCCTACAGTTCTGTATAGCTAATATATGGCATATATACTAAGGAATATTATTGTGATTTGCAGAATACTTATTAGAGGAGGTGTTGTCCTTGGCATCATGATGAGATGAGGATGAAGGGGATGGAGAAGAGTACCATCTTGACCAAAACAGATAGTTGAGGAAGTTGAGCAAACTGAGTGAAGCCAGCAACCAGTAGAAGAGGTCCAGCCTGTCTTGGTTGAGGTTGTTATGGTGTAACCACCCGCCGCCGGAGGACCCTGTAGTGATCTTGTTGATCAAAGAGACCAAGACAGAGCTCAAGTAGAAGCCGAAGGAGTAGGAGCAATACGTTATGGCGGTCAAGAATGCTTGCATCCCCTTCAGTGGCTGCTTGTAGAAGAACTCAATGAGGCCAACGGCGGTGAACATCTCCGAGAGGCCGAAGATCAAGAACTGGGGAGTGATCCAGAAGATGGACAGGGTTTTGCTGTGGATGACGGCAGcgtctcttctctttttctccaTGAGAGCAGCAGAAACCATGGAGAAGGTAGCGAGGAAGAGACCGAGGCCTATCCGGCGGAGAGGGGAGATTCCGGACTCGTGGCCGGTGATTCGTCGGGCGAAGGGGACGAAAAAGGTGTCGTAGAGAGGGACGGCGAGGATGAGGATGATGTAAGGGATGGACTGAAGCGAGGCGGGTGGGATGCGGAAGTTTCTGGTGAGATGAGTGTCCATGGCGCTTCCTTGCTGGACTGAGAATGTCTGAAGCTGTGCTAAGATTGTGTTGAAAACAATGGTGCATGCAAATATGGGAATAACTGATAGCAGCGTCTTCACTTGCGCTACTTGCTCAACACTGCACAATCTCCATGCGCTTTCCTCCTCCCACGATTCCACTCTAATGCATGCCTTGTCCAAGAACCTGAACTTATGGGTAAGGTGAAGACTCTCATTTCGGCTTCCATCAACCATTTGTGGATTAGATGGAGATAACtgctttcttttaaaaaatgctGCTACAAAAACCTGATAcaaaagatatataataatggaaattagattattttgatttacgtttttattttttatttgtatttaaatattttctgttttttagattttataaagaaaaaagtaaaaatagtaaaacaacaaaattttgttttctgtttttattttttttaattttttatttcacaaaattcaaaaatagaaaatattaaaaataaaaatacaaactaaacGCACTTTTAGTCTAGTTTCGAGACTATTAACTCAATTCCTTTAATCTAATTTCTTTAGTCTAATAATCTAATCATATATTTTATCTcatacttttaaaaattgatagttaaacattaataattaactgatagccaaaaataataaatttctaaTAACTTTTTAACATTTCTCCTAAAAGATGTTATCTTAacattttagtataaaaaattagttaatattaatttaaaaaatattaaaaaatcatcataacttttttttaatttaaaaatttaacaacaTACTTTAATATATAGTTTCAgatattgataataaaaaataataaattttaataactttataacatttatcttaatttaaatataggacaaaaaattaagagaaagtaTTCATGTGGCTTAATATTTCTGGTCTTGTAAAAGTATGAAGATTTGAGGTGGAGAAAGGAGAAATAAAATATACTTGAGCGATAGGAGTGAGGATGCTGCCTTGAGGGGGTTTGTTCCTGTAATAGAGAGTGCCAGAAAGGAAGCTTATCAAAGCCATAGCCATGACAGCAGCGGAGACGCCGAAGCCGACGTCCATTCCGGAGTGAGTTTGGAGCCAAACAAGAAGGGTCAAGGCAACAAGTTGTCCGACGGAGAAGGCAAAATAAGCAGCGTTGAAATAGGAAGAGAGCTTCTTCAACTGCTTTGGGTTGTCCTGATCGAATTGGTCTGCTCCATGAGCAATCATGTTTGGCTTCACACACCCGCTCCCTAACGCCACAAGGTATATTGCCACAAAGAATATCATCGCCTGAAACCCCTTTGCTTCTACGCACTCTTCCCCGCTCATTATATTGCATGCCGGTGGCTTCAACTGTGGAACATGAGCTTGCACTGACAGTAATATGAAACCCTGCATAATGCCCAATactcaattttaatttgtaaccTTAACCTTTCTAGGCCAGCCAGTACgacagaaaaaagaaaactaacaaaattatatttctcATGCCAGCTGTATGTATGTATTGCTGTTGGTTTTGTAAAgacaaaaaatagagagataatTGAGTAGCTTACAGAAAGTTCGACAAAGGCAAAGATGAGGATGGTCCAGAAGCAGCCGAGATAAGAGTCTGAAAGGTAGCCACCGAAGAGGGCGAGGATAAAGATAGTCCCAACGAAGTTTGTTACCACGTTGGCAGACTTGGACAGTGAGAAGTGCATCTCATTCATTACATATGTTATCAGGTTGTTTCCCACTGCTGCTATTGCCATGATTTCAAATGCTTGCATCccttaaatatatacaaaaccAGCACAAAGAATgaactaatataattaattaggcaaattaattattattattatagctaGTAGGTAGGTGTGACATGATATATATAACTGCTAACTGAAAACTAGATCTGGAAGCAAGGAAGGGAGAATACCAAGAACGAAAGCAGCAGGTCTGAATCCGCCATGCTTAGAAGGATTGGAGGGCCTTCCTCTCCAGTCAAGGGACGTGGTGGTGTGTTGTCCTTCTTCTTCTAGGCGGCTGTTTTTGCTTCGCTGCTCCATTGGGATTGGGATTAGGATTTGATTAGAGAGGAGAAGCACAGCGTGTATTGCGTTGCTTCTTGAATTTATAGATGGAAGggaataattgttgttagagaCTTACTATTAGTCCACTTACTCACAAACGTTGACGATGACGCTGTaactgaaagaaagaaagaaagaaagaaagaatctGAGCGAAAAGGAGGGAGGGGGGGACTCCCCTTGCTTTGCTTGTATTCGCACGTGTCCCACACCCTCCACTCACATACATCATCCATCCATCCACACGGTTCACGGGTGGGTGGGCTCCACTCTCTTGTCTCCACTCTACTtctctcttctccttttttttttttatttaatcagCATAAATATTATATAGAGATGTGCAAATTATACTGACTGANNNNNNNNNNNNNNNNNNNNNNNNNNNNNNNNNNNNNNNNNNNNNNNNNNNNNNNNNNNNNNNNNNNNNNNNNNNNNNNNNNNNNNNNNNNNNNNNNNNNNNNNNNNNNNNNNNNNNNNNNNNNNNNNNNNNNNNNNNNNNNNNNNNNNNNNNNNNNNNNNNNNNNNNNNNNNNNNNNNNNNNNNNNNNNNNNNNNNNNNNNNNNNNNNNNNNNNNNNNNNNNNNNNNNNNNNNNNNNNNNNNNNNNNNNNNNNNNNNNNNNNNNNNNNNNNNNNNNNNNNNNNNNNNNNNNNNNNNNNNNNNNNNNNNNNNNNNNNNNNNNNNNNNNNNNNNNNNNNNNNNNNNNNNNNNNNNNNNNNNNNNNNNNNNNNNNNNNNNNNNNNNNNNNNNNNNNNNNNNNNNNNNNNNNNNNNNNNNNNNNNNNNNNNNNNNNNNNNNNNNNNNNNNNNNNNNNNNNNNNNNNNNNNNNNNNNNNNNNNNNNNNNNNNNNNNNNNNNNNNNNNNNNNNNNNNNNNNNNNNNNNNNNNNNNNNNNNNNNNNNNNNNNNNNNNNNNNNNNNNNNNNNNNNNNNNNNNNNNNNNNNNNNNNNNNNNNNNNNNNNNNNNNNNNNNNNNNNNNNNNNNNNNNNNNNNNNNNNNNNNNNGtcttaatctattttttaattatctttttaatttctaaataaaaagtttaattttattattttgatgtttccaaaaataatttttaaatttgtactcTAAATATTAGGATAATgagttataatttttaataattactcaCTCAGTAGTACTTGATGCATAAAAGATCATTTTTAGTTTGATATTCTTAATATacaccaaaaatataaaaaatgagtgAATTAAACTcttcttatattatattatattataagtatatataataatacataatGAAGTACTTAAAATATATGCGATAGAGAAatctgaaatttaaaatttaattctgcTGTCAATACAATGGTTGATAATATACATTACTAGTATTCTTCTATAACAGCGACGACATTATTAGCTATATATAATCTGTTGTGAAAAGATTTATTCAATAatccatatattttttatgctcaatgtttggtttggtttttatTCTTGCAAAAGAAGAGCCAAAGATTACGCAAAGAGTCAAGCCTGCAGGCTATAATCACAAGAGAGGAGGCATAATAAGATGTTGGATGAATTGCACTTTGGTGCATGGTAGAGCCGTAGAGGAAATAATTAGTAGTTCCATGTCTAACACAAAACAtacttatttagttattttacttTCAGTTTTGTTTCTGATTTTGCATGTCTACCATCCTTAATTTCTGCTTTATTAtaagtatatacatatatagagaCATTTTTTCCTTTGAACTTTCATGTACTAATTGCGAAGTAGTAATTAATAGTTTGATGTGATACAACAAAGACAAAGAGACCAAAACAAAAGGTTGTCGGtgtaaattattttaacaaCAGAATGATATGCTCATGTTTTTCGAATTCATTGGCCAATCTATTCCCTTTTAAAATCCCATGTCTCTTTGTCCTTTTTGTTTCATGGGAAAAAGCAGCACACGACAtacttttcatatatatatatatataatcatgtaGCTACGATGATTATGTAAATATTNNNNNNNNNNNNNNNNNNNNNNNNNNNNNNNNNNNNNNNNNNNNNNNNNNNNNNNNNNNNNNNNNNNNNNNNNNNNNNNNNNNNNNNNNNNNNNNNNNNNNNNNNNNNNNNNNNNNNNNNNNNNNNNNNNNNNNNNNNNNNNNNNNNNNNNNNNNNTTTAACTCCATATAACTGTCTCAAACACACATGATAGTTTTATTATTcactaaaacaaaaatagtgaatactattaaatttatcgtaggaaaaataaatataattcgaCAGTAATTAAGTTATCGTTGAATTTTTTTATCGGAAGAAATTAGACGATATAAATCTTACGGGTAaacatttaatttattgttgaaattttttCGTCCAACAATAATTACCGTTGAATTTTGTGATGGATTACTTGCTTGAAATACTATTTGTTTACTGACGAATTTTTCCGACGATAATATTGGTGCCACAATTTTTTGTTCTTGCATTATTACTCTCAGATTATTTCCTTGGTAAATCTGACagtaatatcaatttttttaaaaaaattgtgaaataaatggtcattttttattttttatttaaatttatttttacacAATTAATGgtcaatttataaataatagaaacctattatttaaaataaatgatcaaatgttcaaataaattaaaagtcaagTAAATCAAATAAGTACAATGAGACAATAAAACGAAACACTAATCACTAAAGATACAGGTAGTCCTCATCATCATTGTCGTCATCGTCATTTCCGTGGCCCTAATGAAGCGGCGCAGAAGGCAGTAATGTCTGAGTGCTAGTCGCAGGTATGATGCCAGGAGCGCTCATCTGAGCCTGGTACACCTCCATCTGAGCCTCCATCCGCTGAAGTTGCTCTAGCTGCTCCATCCACTCTAGCCTGAGGTCATCCGTGGTCGTCACGTGTATGTGTGAGGATCTCTTGATATCTCTCGCGATAATCATTTAGCTCCTGAGCCTGCTGGTGAAGGCTACGGGTGAGCTCGTGCACCTGCAGCTTCAAATCCACGCCTTCCTCGAGCTCGACGACTTGACTGGTGTCAAAGGCGAATGATGGTCTCAATGTGGAGATGCGGAGGCTGTTGGCGAAGAACAACCACAACCCGTATATGTAGTTCTTGTACGGCACTGAGGCGGTCTTGTGCCAAACCGCATCGGGATCGGCAACTGAAGCAGGAAAGTCATCAGCGGTGTCCTCTCCACTTTGCTGAGATTGCTGAGTCGTGGCTTCTAGTCTCTGCATGTAGTACTCCTGTGTAACACTTATTATTGTGATTAGTACGACAACTATACAATTAATCTCTAATTTTATATCAGAAGATCAGATGTATGTTTACTCACATAATGATCCTGAGACCGCTGATAAGCAAATCTCAATTTGTTCTACTTCAACATGTGAGTGTACTTGAACGTCTCTGCCAATATCACCTCATGATCCAACGACTTCGACTACACATGTTGCATTGAAACATATGATTAGGATGCTTagtaatgatatataaaagaatataactaattaagtcaataataaaattaaagagacTACATATCAGCCTGGCCTTAATCTTTATGAAGGCTACTGAACCGCCGGTATACTTGAATGACCTGACCAATGTCCTGTTAGCTCTGTTGGTGAGATGCCGATATCTGAACCCCTCATCGGTCTCCCAGTGAACTAACATAACCTTCTTTATTTCTAGGTCAGAGTCACTAAACTAGAATCAACAATCAGACACTTTAGCAATTCAATAATCAGGAAACATAAAATACTTTCAACCACTCAAACCTACAgccctaaatccactaaattagaatcaataatcagacaattttaataattcaataatcaGGAAACATGAAACACTTTTAGCCATTCAAACCTACAGCCTTAAATCCACTAAATTAGAATCAATAACTAGACACTTTCAGCAATTCATAATCAGAAAACATAAAACACTTTTAGCCATTCAAACCTACATCCCTAGATCCACTAAACTAGAATCAATAATTAGAAACTTTCAGTAATTCAATAATCAGAAAACATGACATACTTTCAGCCATTCAAACCTACATCACTAAATCCATTAAACTATAATCAATAATCAGATACTTTCAGCAATTCAATAATCAGAAAATATGACACACTTTTAGGAAATAAGATGACTTAAAATGATACTTACCACGTGTCGCCATCAGGCCAAATCGTCACCCTTACAATGGGATGTGGTGGAGGGGCATCAGCTGTCTCACTTCCGtgagaggactctggggtcgcAGCTTCTGTCGCTGGAGGCGATGTTGCTATGGCAGTGGGCTACTGAGCGGTTGGACACGACGTCGTCACTGTGGTCAAAGGACGTAGTTAGGGTTAGTGACCATGATGAACAGCTGGTCCGCTAAACCCACAACCTGCCGGGGTAGTCGGAGTAGAGGAGAGGATCCAGAATTCCCAAAGGTTTACCCTCCCTCTACCACAACCACGACCAGCAGGCTAATTCGCAACACCTCTACCCATGGTCATATCTGCAAAGAGCAAAACCAGCCGTAACATAGTGAATCAACATAATTCAGATAATTTCAAACAACTTTAGCAACAATATTCAGCAATTCAATTCAATAATCGAAACActtttcaaagttcaaatttAACTCAATTAGTATGCCTAAGATGATTTCAACACATTTGCGagttaaaaataagaaaataatcaACAAGAAGCTCAATAATGTACACAACACATAtactcaaaataatatttcttcttcCTAAAATGtcacatttttaaaataaaaaaattcattggaTGATTAGAATAATGTCAATTATTTTCTTTACAGTATGAATTCATATAAAACCaattcaacaatcaacaaaacttCGGCATATTCATAATCAGCAAAACCATTACATATTCATATTCATAAACAAATTCATAAACCAATTCAATATTTTAACCACTGTTATATTCTAATCAATATCATaaaccaatcaacaataaaattaacaacaataacatCAATGAATCAACTACTTAAAATTAACATagcatataaaatattagaatagctgaaaaaaattaaaatagttaccTGTTGTTGCAGAGGCAGAATCGATTCCAAAAGGTGGACGACGTATGGTAGCGTGCAGGTAGCACAACTATGGAGGCACAGACAACGAGGGATGAGCAATAATAACCACCCACAAAGATGGAGGAGAGGTGGAGAGAGGCGCGGTGACAGGTGAGTAAGAAGCAAAGTCGAGCAGAGACGTGATGAGGGAGAGAGGTGAAGCTGGGCAGCGGTGTGGTAGGTTTGTGGTGCGACACGATGGTTCTGAGAAGGGAGAAGGTGAACGATGAAGTGgcaaagagagaagaaggagaaaaagaagaagggagggGTGTAAGAGGTGGGTGGGTTAACGGTGATGGAGAGGGGGCTGTGATAGTGGTGGTGTCGATGGCGGCAGATAGTGATGTTAGGTGGAGGGGAGGACATGGTGGTTGAGTGAGAGGAGTGAATCTTAAATGAGAGGGAAGAGTGTTCGCAATTTGAATTTATGCTCTTTTACTGTCGGATTTACCGTCGAATTTTTTCAACGGTAAACCATTGCGAGTCACCAAAATGTAGCGATTCACTAATTGGTCTACCGTTGGATTTTTCCGATGATAAATCTAACAGTAAAGGATGcaccaatttattttattttccctccaaatatTACCTGCGAATTTACCATCGGAAACGAAAATTCGCTGGTAATTACTTAACCTTACCAATTCGACGTCGTTACCGCCGGTAAATCCGATGGTAAATCTGCCGCTACTCTGTGACGCTAAATCCGATGgtattcaacatttttcttatagtgattgaaaaaaaaaataaattgcgattaatatttttagtgaaaaatagaaaattgatTAATGTTTTTATTGAATTCAGAGAATATCTAACAATTTTAATAATGACAAATATTTAATTGAGGTATAATTGATTGAATGCATTAATTATATATTCCGAGTATTGTAAGAAAGATTTGGCAGGTTTTGATTTTCTGCAAGCATAAGCAATCATTATAATATATTCTTACCAAAACAAGAAGGctacatacaaaaaaaaaatctatgaaTTCATAATTGGAAATTCAATCTTAAAGATTGACCTTCATTATATAGTTGTCAATTTTTCAAGGATGAACTCAAGAAAAAGGAATCTATCATAAGCATGAATCATGTCACATAAATTGGATAGTTATTGCACTTGATattgatgaacaaagaatgaaagattctCTCTTCAATGCCAACTATTAGAGCATTAAAGAGTGCAAACACATTCTATAACACcctatatataataattgaaagaaTATAATATTCGAGGAGCTTTGAAGAATAGGTAAAACAAAATCGTAAAattaaaagcgcaacgctctgGAATGACGTTTACTTACGTACGAAGAAAGCTTAGGTacataaacatatatatacaaggAGAGTAGAGGGTCAAGGTACAAAATATTCAAGCCCGCCGAGCTAagcctgcgaagctaaggctaGCCGGAggacatatatacatacatacatacatataaaatcCATAACCCAAAATACACAAAAGAAACCCTAGTGCTCCATAAACCTCCATGAAGTGCAAAAGTAAATCAAGTCTATAAGAGAGTTCTATACATAAGCATAAATCTAAACAACACAAAATATAATGTCCCAAAAGACCCACTTTGTTGCAAGAACTCCAGACGCCTAGTGAGGTGCCtctcaacctgcatctgaaagACACAAATATTtgtatggaatgagaaggaggttctcagtatggtaaagttGCTGcatacataagatataaggtcctggaaaagtcagaggcaatcctagaactccgacactcagattataaaacttaaagatttaaaacggaaaaccaaaaacaaaggTGGTTCTTTAAGGTTCCTAAACTTAACCAAACTCTATTCCAACCCTCTGTCATCCACTTTCCTCCAAATCCTCCAACTGCAGTAGAACCACACAGACAAACAAGCACACAATGACAAACACAACTAGAATACAAGTAATGCAGGTAGCAAGCATAATAACTAGGCATATTAAATTCACATAGGCATTCCCAATTAATGCACAAGCAAGCAATTCAAacatgcatatgatgtatgcatGTCCTATGGATGATGAGTCTCATATGTCgattatcaagccaacccgatATGTCCGGCTGCTAAACCCTGGACAGTCcctcgacgtgcatccccaagagtctatgtatagtttttttctcatatatataaGTTCTGCTCATTGGGGGAACCTTTCCGAGAATTTATACGTGCTCGGTCACCCTTGCGACGTAGGATCaatagagtatcgagtctcaacctagaGCAGGTGGTGGCAAGCCATTGCTCTTTACCTagaaaaactcgtatctcagataaaagAAGTGCATAAACCTCAttatcattcataatcattcattatAGCCATAAATATCACATATACATCATATCTCTGCACTTCTCATACATAATTCATCATATTTCAAGCTTACTTCACCTTCAAGTTACCACCCCTTCCTAACCTGAGCTCATACATAATTCTTATCTATTGTGATAAAACCTCTAACTCCCTATCTATTTCTTATCATCGTCTCATGGCAGATTAACATGATTTTAATGaggtaaatttttttgaattatcaCCCAATGAATTGCATATTATCATTGATAATCTAATTGtaatttccaaaaatatttttataaatatgc is part of the Arachis duranensis cultivar V14167 chromosome 1, aradu.V14167.gnm2.J7QH, whole genome shotgun sequence genome and encodes:
- the LOC107465574 gene encoding protein NRT1/ PTR FAMILY 4.3, whose translation is MEQRSKNSRLEEEGQHTTTSLDWRGRPSNPSKHGGFRPAAFVLGMQAFEIMAIAAVGNNLITYVMNEMHFSLSKSANVVTNFVGTIFILALFGGYLSDSYLGCFWTILIFAFVELSGFILLSVQAHVPQLKPPACNIMSGEECVEAKGFQAMIFFVAIYLVALGSGCVKPNMIAHGADQFDQDNPKQLKKLSSYFNAAYFAFSVGQLVALTLLVWLQTHSGMDVGFGVSAAVMAMALISFLSGTLYYRNKPPQGSILTPIAQVFVAAFFKRKQLSPSNPQMVDGSRNESLHLTHKFRFLDKACIRVESWEEESAWRLCSVEQVAQVKTLLSVIPIFACTIVFNTILAQLQTFSVQQGSAMDTHLTRNFRIPPASLQSIPYIILILAVPLYDTFFVPFARRITGHESGISPLRRIGLGLFLATFSMVSAALMEKKRRDAAVIHSKTLSIFWITPQFLIFGLSEMFTAVGLIEFFYKQPLKGMQAFLTAITYCSYSFGFYLSSVLVSLINKITTGSSGGGWLHHNNLNQDRLDLFYWLLASLSLLNFLNYLFWSRWYSSPSPSSSSHHDAKDNTSSNKYSANHNNIP